One Endozoicomonas gorgoniicola DNA window includes the following coding sequences:
- a CDS encoding LacI family DNA-binding transcriptional regulator: MSTIKDVARHAGVSISTVSHVLNGTRFVSEDKALKVRTAVKTLDYKPSALARSLKTSRTYTLGMLTASNTNPFFAEVIHGVEAGCYDRGYHLILCNSENNLSKQASYLKTLATKRIDGLLVMSGHSTPDFFELLKSHCSVPLAVLDCHVPNLNADIIMEAPEQGGYDATRYLLAKGHTRIGCISGPKDLSPSSQRLSGYYRALKEAGILPDRRWVIEGHLTAESGYQAAEALLNKLLNNGELPTALFVGNDLMAMGIICALQSEGYNVPGDISVVGYDNIELAAYTSPPLTTFHQPKGALGKLAANTLIDRIEDPNLEPGIQTLKSCLVERRSVASN; encoded by the coding sequence ATGAGTACCATCAAGGATGTTGCACGACACGCCGGTGTCTCTATTTCGACCGTTTCCCACGTTTTAAACGGCACCCGGTTTGTCAGTGAAGACAAAGCCCTGAAAGTGCGAACGGCGGTTAAGACGCTGGACTATAAACCCAGCGCCCTGGCCCGAAGTCTTAAAACCAGTCGAACCTATACCCTGGGAATGCTCACGGCTTCAAACACCAACCCTTTTTTTGCGGAAGTGATTCACGGTGTTGAAGCAGGCTGTTATGACCGGGGTTATCACCTGATACTGTGTAATTCCGAAAACAACCTGTCGAAACAGGCTTCCTATCTGAAAACGCTGGCGACGAAACGCATTGATGGCTTGCTGGTCATGTCTGGACACAGCACTCCGGATTTTTTTGAGCTGCTGAAAAGCCATTGTTCTGTACCCTTGGCTGTACTGGATTGCCATGTACCCAACCTGAATGCGGATATCATCATGGAAGCCCCTGAACAGGGCGGCTACGATGCAACCCGTTATCTTCTGGCAAAGGGGCATACCCGCATTGGCTGTATTTCCGGGCCGAAAGACCTTTCCCCCAGCAGTCAGCGGCTTTCCGGTTATTACCGGGCGCTGAAAGAAGCAGGAATCTTACCCGACAGGCGATGGGTTATAGAAGGACATCTGACGGCTGAAAGCGGTTATCAGGCGGCTGAGGCATTGCTGAATAAATTGCTGAATAACGGTGAACTGCCTACGGCTTTATTTGTCGGTAATGATTTGATGGCAATGGGAATCATCTGCGCTCTTCAAAGTGAGGGTTACAACGTACCTGGTGATATTTCTGTGGTCGGTTACGACAATATTGAACTGGCCGCTTACACCTCGCCTCCACTAACGACCTTTCACCAGCCCAAGGGAGCGCTGGGAAAACTGGCGGCTAATACGCTGATTGACCGGATTGAAGATCCAAACCTTGAACCCGGCATTCAGACGTTGAAATCCTGTCTGGTTGAAAGACGGTCAGTAGCCAGCAACTAA
- the rbsK gene encoding ribokinase produces the protein MKNPIFVLGSVNIDHVLNTPALPRPGETISGQGYSIFPGGKGANQAVACARLAGKTRFMACMGSDAFSDSLVQSFRETGIDTSLIEQIDGCNTGIALIFVDQQGENCIGISAEANARLTAEKVKSREADIAAAGFLLVSLETPLDGVFAAAEIARNNHTTVVLNPAPAQPLSDDLLGCIDIITPNQTEAEVLTGVAVHNFSSAEQAASVLHGKGIGTVVITMGSQGAFISDHSGTRMIDSVKVTAVDTTAAGDTFNGAMVVALAEGFPIDEAACFANGAAALSVTRNGAQASIPTRAETDQFLND, from the coding sequence ATGAAGAATCCGATTTTTGTGCTGGGCAGTGTCAATATTGACCATGTATTGAATACGCCAGCTCTTCCCCGCCCCGGCGAAACCATTTCCGGACAGGGCTATAGTATTTTCCCCGGGGGCAAGGGAGCCAATCAGGCAGTAGCCTGCGCCAGGCTAGCGGGCAAAACCCGTTTCATGGCCTGTATGGGCAGCGATGCGTTCAGTGACAGTCTCGTTCAGTCGTTCAGGGAAACCGGAATAGATACTTCCCTCATTGAACAGATTGACGGCTGCAATACGGGCATAGCCCTTATTTTTGTGGATCAGCAGGGTGAAAATTGCATCGGCATTTCAGCTGAAGCCAACGCCAGACTGACTGCGGAAAAAGTAAAGAGCCGAGAGGCGGATATTGCGGCAGCCGGTTTTCTGCTGGTGTCTCTTGAAACACCGCTTGACGGCGTTTTCGCCGCCGCAGAAATTGCCCGGAATAACCATACGACGGTGGTATTAAATCCGGCACCTGCACAACCATTGTCGGATGACCTGCTGGGTTGCATCGACATTATTACCCCTAACCAGACGGAAGCTGAAGTGCTGACCGGCGTGGCTGTACACAACTTCTCTAGTGCCGAACAGGCGGCCAGTGTACTTCACGGTAAAGGCATTGGTACGGTTGTGATTACTATGGGCTCACAGGGTGCTTTTATTTCAGATCACTCAGGCACACGAATGATTGACAGTGTTAAGGTGACGGCAGTGGATACCACCGCCGCAGGTGACACCTTTAATGGTGCGATGGTTGTGGCTCTGGCTGAAGGATTTCCAATCGATGAAGCGGCTTGCTTTGCCAATGGTGCTGCGGCATTATCCGTCACCCGAAATGGCGCTCAGGCTTCCATACCCACCAGGGCCGAGACCGACCAGTTCCTGAATGACTGA
- the rbsB gene encoding ribose ABC transporter substrate-binding protein RbsB yields the protein MNFSTIMSPRKLLAAALTASLALTGCSKNDDAAVDSDQPSLALVVSTLNNPFFVTLKEGAEKKADEFGYNLMVLDSQNDSAREMTNVEDLAVRGVSAILLNPADSSAAGNTVRAANRANIPVITLDRGAEGGEVLSHVASDNVAGGELAGDFIAEQLKKKGFAGGEVMQLEGVAGTSAARDRGEGFMKSVTTHNMTLVASQPADFDRTRALNVTENLLQAHPNVKAIFAQNDEMALGAITAVKAAQRDIIVVGFDGTDEGIKAVESGDLAATVAQQAGMIGEIGIEIARQALSEKPVEAYTPVELRLVTSG from the coding sequence GTGAACTTTTCAACAATAATGTCTCCAAGGAAATTGCTGGCTGCTGCACTCACAGCAAGTCTGGCTCTGACCGGTTGCAGCAAGAACGATGATGCGGCTGTTGACTCAGACCAGCCATCTCTTGCTCTGGTGGTCTCGACCCTGAACAACCCTTTCTTTGTCACCCTTAAAGAAGGCGCAGAAAAAAAAGCTGACGAGTTCGGCTACAACCTGATGGTGCTGGATTCCCAGAACGATTCAGCCCGGGAAATGACCAATGTTGAAGATCTGGCGGTTCGCGGGGTCAGTGCCATTTTGCTGAATCCGGCAGACTCTTCTGCAGCCGGTAACACCGTTCGAGCTGCCAATCGTGCGAATATTCCAGTGATTACTCTGGACCGGGGTGCTGAAGGGGGCGAAGTGCTGTCCCATGTGGCATCCGATAACGTTGCAGGTGGTGAACTGGCTGGTGACTTTATTGCCGAACAGCTGAAGAAGAAAGGTTTTGCAGGCGGGGAAGTTATGCAGCTCGAAGGGGTTGCCGGAACATCCGCTGCCCGTGACCGTGGTGAGGGCTTCATGAAATCAGTCACCACCCACAACATGACTCTGGTAGCCAGTCAGCCAGCCGATTTTGATCGTACACGAGCATTAAACGTCACTGAAAATCTGTTGCAGGCTCATCCCAATGTTAAAGCAATATTTGCCCAGAATGATGAAATGGCCCTGGGTGCTATCACTGCGGTAAAAGCGGCGCAAAGAGACATTATTGTGGTCGGCTTTGATGGGACTGATGAAGGTATCAAAGCCGTTGAATCCGGTGACCTGGCGGCAACTGTCGCCCAGCAGGCTGGAATGATCGGAGAGATAGGCATTGAAATAGCCAGACAGGCTCTCAGTGAAAAACCGGTTGAAGCCTACACGCCGGTTGAGCTGCGACTGGTAACCAGTGGTTGA
- the rbsC gene encoding ribose ABC transporter permease has product MTQPTLQHPGQKKSFHISREWLFEYKSVIALMGFMLIISLISDSFFSTGNLLNILRQTSINAVIAVGMTFVILTSGIDLSVGSVLAMTGALAATMVGMDFNILAIVSLTLAAGAAMGCLSGLVIAKGKVQPFIATLVTMTLLRGTTMVFTDGRPVSATNGAASEAFATIGSGYLFGIPVPVYLMALVFAIAWFVLNHTRIGRYVYALGGNESATRLSGINVDRIKLAVYSISGALSALAGLIVTSRLASAQPTAGTSYELDAIAAVVLGGTSLTGGKGKVMGTLVGVLIIGILNNALNLLNVSSYYQLIAKALVILLAVLVDTRSAK; this is encoded by the coding sequence ATGACACAGCCAACTCTTCAACATCCGGGACAAAAGAAGTCGTTCCATATTAGCCGTGAATGGCTGTTTGAGTATAAATCGGTGATTGCCTTGATGGGGTTCATGCTGATTATTTCTCTCATCAGCGACAGTTTTTTCAGCACTGGCAATCTGCTGAATATTTTACGGCAGACCTCTATTAATGCTGTTATTGCTGTTGGCATGACCTTTGTCATTCTCACCAGTGGTATTGACCTGTCAGTAGGGTCGGTTCTGGCAATGACCGGCGCACTGGCTGCGACTATGGTAGGCATGGACTTTAACATCCTCGCTATCGTGTCGCTCACTCTGGCAGCTGGTGCCGCAATGGGTTGCCTGAGTGGGCTGGTCATTGCCAAGGGCAAGGTTCAGCCGTTTATTGCCACGCTTGTCACCATGACACTGCTGCGAGGCACCACCATGGTTTTCACCGACGGACGACCTGTTTCCGCCACTAACGGGGCAGCCTCAGAAGCGTTCGCCACTATTGGCAGTGGCTATCTGTTTGGCATCCCTGTTCCTGTCTACCTGATGGCCCTGGTATTCGCCATTGCCTGGTTCGTACTCAACCACACACGCATCGGTCGCTATGTTTACGCACTCGGCGGTAACGAATCGGCAACCCGGCTATCCGGTATTAATGTGGACCGGATCAAACTGGCGGTTTATTCCATCAGCGGTGCTTTGTCGGCCCTGGCAGGCTTAATTGTTACCAGTCGTCTGGCGTCAGCACAGCCCACGGCAGGAACCAGTTATGAGCTGGATGCGATTGCAGCGGTAGTACTCGGTGGCACCAGCCTGACCGGTGGCAAGGGAAAGGTTATGGGTACTCTGGTGGGTGTCCTGATCATCGGGATTTTGAATAACGCACTGAACCTACTGAACGTGTCGTCTTACTATCAGCTTATTGCCAAAGCTCTGGTTATTTTGCTGGCGGTTCTGGTGGATACCCGATCTGCCAAATAA
- the rbsA gene encoding ribose ABC transporter ATP-binding protein RbsA yields MYALCQRDPEVWCGFLTIHWLGEKALSNSPSVKPLLEMSGIIKTFPGVRALDHASLIVYPGRVMALLGENGAGKSTLMKVMTGIYEKDSGSLKYLGKDTEFKNTRDSQQQGISIIHQELNLIPELSIAENIFLGREPTGRFGCIDWNRMMKEASRLLTMLEVDYPPSTPVGKLSIGVQQMVEIAKALSFSSKVIVMDEPTDALTDKETDSLFRVIRQLRSDGKGIVYISHRLQEVFQICDDATIMRDGRFIEQALVSELTEDRIIEQMVGRSLEEQYPAIDSSPGSLTLKVSQLNAPGIHDISFTLREGEILGVSGLMGAGRTELMKALYGDNRATSGCIEVAGEAISIRTPSEGLACGIAYISEDRKGDGLISGLSVRDNMSLCSLSQFTAPSGKIDSGKEHDSVKDFINRFNIKTPSEHQLIGNLSGGNQQKVSIAKGLMTSPKVLILDEPTRGVDVGAKKEIYLLINEFKKRGMSILLVSSDMPEVLGMSDRIMVMHEGRITGEFSRKEATQEKLMRCAVGKAA; encoded by the coding sequence ATGTACGCCTTATGCCAACGTGATCCTGAAGTCTGGTGTGGCTTTCTGACTATTCACTGGCTAGGAGAAAAAGCCTTGTCCAACTCCCCATCGGTTAAACCGCTTCTTGAAATGAGTGGCATTATCAAAACCTTTCCGGGCGTTCGTGCGCTTGATCATGCCAGTCTGATCGTGTACCCGGGGCGGGTTATGGCGCTTCTGGGTGAAAACGGTGCCGGAAAATCGACGTTGATGAAAGTGATGACCGGTATTTATGAAAAGGACAGCGGCTCACTGAAATACCTCGGCAAAGACACTGAATTTAAAAACACCCGGGATTCTCAGCAGCAGGGCATCAGTATCATTCACCAGGAACTCAACCTGATACCTGAGCTGTCCATTGCAGAAAATATATTTCTTGGGCGAGAGCCCACAGGTCGTTTTGGCTGCATTGACTGGAACAGAATGATGAAAGAAGCCAGCAGGCTTCTGACCATGCTGGAAGTGGATTACCCACCCTCGACACCGGTAGGAAAACTCAGCATCGGTGTTCAGCAAATGGTGGAAATTGCAAAAGCACTGTCGTTTTCTTCAAAAGTCATTGTTATGGATGAGCCAACTGATGCCCTGACAGACAAAGAAACCGATAGCCTATTCAGGGTTATTCGCCAGTTGCGTTCTGACGGTAAAGGCATCGTTTATATCTCTCACCGACTTCAGGAAGTTTTCCAGATCTGTGATGACGCCACGATTATGCGGGATGGTCGCTTTATTGAGCAGGCACTGGTATCTGAATTAACCGAGGATCGGATTATTGAGCAAATGGTGGGACGTTCGCTGGAAGAACAATATCCCGCAATAGATTCCAGCCCCGGCAGCCTGACTCTGAAAGTGAGTCAGCTCAATGCTCCGGGCATTCATGACATTAGCTTCACCCTTCGCGAGGGGGAAATTCTCGGCGTTTCAGGTTTGATGGGAGCGGGTCGAACCGAGCTTATGAAAGCTCTGTACGGTGACAATAGGGCAACCAGTGGGTGTATTGAAGTAGCAGGAGAGGCAATCAGCATCCGAACCCCTTCCGAGGGACTTGCCTGTGGCATTGCCTATATCTCTGAAGACCGTAAGGGTGATGGGCTAATCTCCGGGCTTTCTGTCCGCGACAACATGAGTTTGTGCAGCCTGAGTCAGTTTACCGCTCCGTCAGGAAAAATTGACAGCGGTAAAGAACACGACAGTGTTAAAGATTTTATCAACCGCTTCAATATCAAAACCCCTTCTGAGCATCAGTTAATCGGGAACCTGAGTGGCGGCAACCAGCAAAAGGTATCCATTGCCAAAGGCCTGATGACCAGCCCGAAAGTACTTATTCTTGACGAGCCGACCCGGGGTGTCGATGTGGGGGCGAAGAAAGAGATTTATCTGTTAATTAACGAGTTTAAGAAACGGGGAATGAGCATTTTACTGGTTTCTTCCGATATGCCTGAGGTTCTGGGAATGAGCGACCGCATCATGGTTATGCACGAAGGCAGAATAACCGGCGAGTTCAGCCGCAAAGAAGCTACTCAGGAAAAACTGATGCGTTGTGCAGTCGGCAAGGCGGCATAG
- the rbsD gene encoding D-ribose pyranase, translating to MKKNKLLHPQLSKVVASLGHGQGLTIADCGLPISTDVDRIDLALTHGIPGFLETLDVVLSETVVEQIIIAKEFLQISPETHNRFIERIHQLESEQGKAVELIEVSHEQFKQLSDQSLAVVRTGECTPYANVILKSGVAF from the coding sequence ATGAAGAAAAACAAACTTTTACACCCTCAGCTATCCAAAGTCGTTGCCAGCCTTGGCCACGGACAAGGACTCACCATTGCCGACTGCGGCTTACCGATTAGCACGGATGTTGACCGTATTGACCTGGCACTGACTCATGGAATACCGGGCTTTCTGGAGACGCTAGATGTCGTTCTCTCGGAAACCGTGGTTGAGCAAATCATCATTGCAAAAGAGTTTTTGCAGATCAGCCCTGAAACTCACAACCGTTTTATTGAACGCATCCATCAGCTGGAATCCGAACAGGGAAAAGCCGTAGAGCTGATTGAGGTCAGCCATGAGCAATTCAAGCAATTATCTGACCAGAGTCTTGCAGTTGTCCGTACGGGTGAATGTACGCCTTATGCCAACGTGATCCTGAAGTCTGGTGTGGCTTTCTGA
- a CDS encoding LacI family DNA-binding transcriptional regulator: MVSIKDVAREANVSTATVSRVINRQSNTSQAVTKAVHEAIARLGYKTSGNKHSASLIGVMVSDVSEPFFGQILKGVETVARKNDKRLLALSSQYSAETERQTINQLLSHCDHAIIHSKWLQDDELIEYANQVPGLVLINRYIKSIRHRCVALDNIHGGYIATRHLLNRGHRSIGYLCSEQDIDDAVHRLMGYKKALAEFGLGINEQFITTCYPSEEGGRLGTYNLLAKKLSLTAIVTYNDMMAAGALSALAENGIKCPENVSVVGFDDLIIAGYLNPKLSTVRYPAAAMAEQATRLSLQLTGKGEPDQSLLACEHVLIPTFVERNSTFSCLS; the protein is encoded by the coding sequence ATGGTTTCGATAAAGGATGTTGCCAGAGAAGCCAATGTGTCTACGGCAACCGTATCAAGGGTTATCAATCGCCAGTCAAATACAAGCCAGGCAGTCACTAAAGCCGTTCATGAGGCTATCGCCAGACTGGGTTACAAGACGAGCGGCAACAAACACTCGGCAAGCCTGATTGGCGTCATGGTTTCAGATGTATCAGAGCCTTTTTTTGGTCAAATACTCAAAGGCGTCGAAACGGTTGCCAGAAAAAACGACAAGCGGCTTCTCGCCCTGAGCAGTCAATACAGTGCTGAAACAGAGCGACAGACCATAAACCAATTATTGAGTCACTGCGACCATGCCATTATTCACAGCAAATGGCTGCAAGATGATGAACTGATAGAATACGCTAACCAGGTGCCTGGTCTGGTACTGATCAATCGCTACATCAAATCAATCCGACACCGCTGTGTTGCCCTCGACAATATCCACGGTGGTTATATTGCAACCCGACATTTGCTGAACCGGGGTCATCGGAGCATTGGCTATTTATGTTCAGAACAGGATATTGATGACGCCGTTCACCGGTTAATGGGTTATAAAAAGGCTCTGGCTGAGTTCGGGCTTGGTATTAATGAACAGTTTATTACTACCTGCTACCCTTCCGAGGAGGGTGGAAGGCTGGGGACTTATAATCTGCTTGCCAAGAAGCTATCTCTTACCGCGATTGTCACGTACAACGATATGATGGCAGCAGGGGCTCTGTCGGCACTGGCGGAAAACGGGATTAAATGCCCGGAAAATGTTTCTGTGGTTGGATTTGACGACCTGATTATCGCTGGCTATCTGAATCCAAAGCTTTCTACCGTACGCTATCCTGCAGCAGCCATGGCGGAGCAAGCCACCAGGCTGTCACTTCAACTGACTGGCAAGGGTGAACCTGATCAATCTTTACTTGCCTGCGAACATGTTCTGATTCCGACTTTCGTTGAGCGCAACAGCACGTTTTCCTGCCTCTCATAA
- a CDS encoding beta-galactosidase has protein sequence MSLLIRRDWENPEVTSWNRLKAHSPLQSWSSEVSALNGVVSDRKIILDGDWDFGLFSSPESVPASFPEKGVTESQTTIKVPGNWQTQGHDKPIYTNVKYPFPCKPPFVPEDNPTGCYSTTFQLPENWEADSQTRIIFDGVNSAFYLWCNGEMVGYSQDSRLAAAFDLTPYLQSGENRLCVMVIRWSDGSYLEDQDMWWLSGIYRSVTLLNKPACHIADVRITPDLDHYYNNGSLNIVVDTCQGQNLSVRSTLYFGETVIDSKTQTVGIPLVDEKGGYDDRCAIDFDVTAPKLWSAEEPNLYRLTVTLIDTDSGKAFETEAYDVGFRKVEIKNGLLTLNGSPLMIRGVNKHEHNPATGHFETVEDVREHLLLIKQSNFNAVRCSHYPHQPAFYQLCDELGLYVVDEANIETHGMTPMSKLADDPRWLSAFMERTTRMVARDFNHPSIILWSLGNESGYGAAHDAMYQWIKRTDPSRPVQYEGGGSNTAATDIICPMYARTDQDLPQPWYDAPKWALNKWVGEPGVNRPIILCEYAHAMGNSLGGFAEYWEAFRKHERLQGGFIWDWVDQGLDKYDENGKHYWAYGGDFGDEINDRQFCINGLVFPDKTPHPTLHEAKRAQQPFTFELIEGDRLMLMVTSEYNFIKTENHRISWELIADQEAAGAERLTTGEAKLNIAPGECQQIIIELPDTELGALPRLDIAITQPEATTWSAAGHEVARQQFMLREPLMVNKRSSSRKAAVIRESETDYSISAGNNQWLLNKNKGQLTSWIKNDKEQLLEPLEDNFFRAPLDNDIGVSEVDRPDPNAWMARWQRAGLFNLVHRCVAIECDHEQGIVTAHHEYFAAEQAEQPIIKTLWTYRFSADGEMEIAVEAQLDPSLPPLPRVGASLRLKHKPETVTWLGRGPHENYPDRKLSADIGQWTEATDALHTPYIFPSENGLRCDTRNLSLGDVTVKGDFHFGVSPYGQAQLARALHTNELKEGKGLFVYLDGFHMGIGGDDSWSPSIRPEYQLKDSSYQWSFELS, from the coding sequence ATGAGTTTGTTGATTCGCCGGGATTGGGAAAATCCAGAAGTAACCTCCTGGAACCGTTTGAAAGCGCATTCGCCTTTGCAAAGCTGGTCTTCAGAAGTTTCAGCATTGAACGGTGTCGTCAGTGACAGAAAAATCATTTTGGATGGCGACTGGGATTTTGGTTTATTTTCTTCGCCCGAATCGGTGCCAGCCAGTTTTCCTGAAAAGGGTGTAACAGAATCCCAAACCACGATAAAGGTTCCCGGTAACTGGCAAACCCAGGGGCACGACAAGCCCATTTATACCAATGTCAAATACCCTTTCCCATGCAAGCCTCCATTTGTCCCTGAAGACAACCCCACCGGTTGTTACTCAACCACCTTCCAGCTGCCAGAAAACTGGGAAGCCGACAGTCAGACCCGCATTATTTTTGATGGCGTAAACAGTGCATTTTATCTCTGGTGTAATGGTGAAATGGTCGGCTACTCGCAGGACAGCCGTCTGGCTGCGGCATTTGACCTGACGCCTTATCTGCAATCCGGAGAAAATCGCCTGTGTGTGATGGTCATTCGCTGGTCCGATGGCAGCTATCTGGAAGATCAGGATATGTGGTGGCTCAGTGGTATTTATCGCTCAGTCACCTTGCTGAACAAGCCTGCCTGCCATATTGCTGATGTACGAATCACGCCGGATCTGGATCATTACTATAACAATGGTTCTCTGAACATTGTCGTCGATACCTGTCAGGGGCAAAACCTGTCGGTTCGAAGTACCCTGTACTTCGGCGAGACCGTTATTGATTCGAAAACTCAAACGGTCGGAATCCCGCTGGTGGATGAAAAGGGTGGTTACGATGATCGCTGTGCGATCGACTTTGATGTTACTGCTCCAAAATTATGGAGTGCTGAAGAACCCAACCTTTATCGTCTGACTGTTACCCTGATTGATACTGACAGCGGTAAAGCGTTTGAAACGGAAGCTTATGATGTAGGGTTCCGTAAAGTTGAAATTAAAAATGGCCTGCTAACCCTGAATGGTTCACCGCTGATGATTCGGGGAGTGAACAAGCATGAACATAACCCTGCCACTGGCCACTTTGAAACCGTCGAAGACGTAAGAGAGCACCTGCTGCTGATAAAGCAGAGCAACTTCAATGCCGTACGCTGTTCTCATTACCCACATCAGCCTGCCTTTTACCAGTTATGCGACGAACTGGGTCTTTATGTTGTGGATGAAGCCAACATTGAAACCCACGGCATGACCCCAATGAGTAAGCTGGCGGATGATCCCCGCTGGCTGAGTGCGTTTATGGAGCGAACGACTCGCATGGTCGCCCGGGACTTTAACCATCCGTCCATTATTCTCTGGTCGCTGGGTAATGAGTCGGGTTACGGTGCCGCCCATGACGCTATGTACCAGTGGATTAAACGAACCGACCCTTCACGCCCTGTGCAGTATGAAGGTGGTGGTTCCAATACCGCCGCGACAGACATCATCTGTCCAATGTATGCCCGAACGGATCAGGACCTGCCGCAGCCGTGGTATGACGCACCGAAGTGGGCATTGAACAAGTGGGTGGGAGAGCCCGGCGTAAATCGTCCCATCATTTTGTGCGAATACGCCCATGCCATGGGTAACAGTCTGGGTGGCTTTGCCGAGTACTGGGAAGCATTCCGCAAGCATGAGCGTTTGCAGGGCGGCTTTATCTGGGACTGGGTTGATCAGGGTCTGGATAAGTACGACGAGAACGGCAAACACTACTGGGCTTATGGCGGTGACTTCGGCGATGAAATCAATGACCGTCAATTCTGTATTAATGGTCTGGTGTTCCCTGACAAGACCCCGCATCCAACGCTTCATGAAGCCAAACGAGCGCAGCAGCCTTTCACCTTTGAATTAATTGAAGGTGATCGCCTGATGCTGATGGTAACCAGCGAATACAACTTCATTAAAACAGAGAATCACCGAATCAGCTGGGAACTTATCGCTGATCAGGAGGCTGCTGGTGCAGAGCGTCTGACAACCGGTGAAGCGAAGCTGAATATCGCTCCGGGGGAATGCCAGCAGATCATTATTGAACTGCCTGATACTGAACTGGGGGCGCTGCCACGTCTGGATATCGCCATTACCCAACCTGAGGCAACCACCTGGTCAGCAGCGGGTCATGAAGTGGCTCGTCAACAATTTATGCTGCGTGAGCCTCTTATGGTTAACAAGCGGTCTTCCAGCCGAAAAGCTGCCGTGATTCGTGAATCTGAAACGGATTACTCCATTTCTGCAGGCAACAACCAGTGGCTGTTAAACAAGAATAAAGGTCAGCTGACCAGCTGGATTAAAAACGACAAAGAACAGTTACTAGAACCTCTGGAAGATAACTTCTTCCGGGCACCGCTGGATAATGATATCGGCGTCAGTGAAGTTGACCGGCCTGATCCAAACGCCTGGATGGCGCGCTGGCAGAGAGCCGGATTATTTAATCTGGTGCATCGCTGCGTTGCTATAGAGTGTGACCATGAGCAGGGCATCGTCACGGCTCATCACGAATATTTTGCAGCAGAGCAGGCTGAACAACCGATTATCAAAACACTGTGGACTTATCGGTTCTCGGCGGATGGTGAAATGGAGATTGCGGTTGAAGCTCAGCTTGACCCATCGTTGCCACCACTCCCGCGTGTGGGTGCCAGCCTGCGATTGAAGCACAAGCCTGAGACGGTCACCTGGCTGGGGCGTGGCCCTCATGAAAACTATCCGGATCGCAAGTTAAGTGCGGATATTGGGCAATGGACAGAAGCAACCGATGCTCTGCATACGCCTTATATTTTCCCGAGTGAAAACGGCCTGCGCTGTGATACCCGCAACCTGTCGTTAGGAGATGTCACCGTGAAAGGTGATTTCCACTTCGGTGTCAGCCCTTATGGTCAGGCACAACTGGCCAGGGCGCTACACACCAATGAACTGAAAGAAGGCAAAGGCCTGTTTGTTTATCTGGACGGTTTCCATATGGGAATCGGTGGCGATGATTCCTGGTCACCGAGTATTCGTCCGGAATACCAGCTGAAAGATTCCTCCTACCAATGGTCGTTTGAATTGTCCTGA